DNA sequence from the Brachybacterium avium genome:
GGAGCCGCCTGCTCGAGCGCTGCCTGCGCGACGGGGACCCCTTCGCCCGGCGCATCCCGCTGCCGCCGGACCTGCCGGCGGAGATCCGCGAGCAGATCTTCACCCCGCCCTACTGAGCCGCCTCAGCCGACGGGAGCGGTCTGCCCGTTGCCGTCGACCGTGGAGTCCCAGCCGCTCAGCGCCGGGGTGCTGCGCCGCGCGAACCAGTCCTCCAGCGCGCCGCTGAGCTCGTCGAGGACGGCGGCATGCGCCGGATCCGCCGAGAGGTCGCGCTCCTCACCGGGGTCCTCCTGCAGGTCGTAGAGCTCCGTCGGCCCCTCGCGCCGCAGGACGAGCTTCCATCGCTCGGTGCGCAGCATCCGGTTCGCGCCGTACTCGTCGTGGATCACGACGGCGTCCTCCGGCGCGTCGGCCGCCCCCGCGGCCTCCGGCGACTCCTCCGGGGTCGCCGGTGCACCGCCGAGCAGCCGGGGCGCCAGCGAGCGGCCGGCCCGCAGGGGATCCTCGAGCGGCGTCGCCCCGGTGAGCTCGGCGATCGTCTCGAAGAGGTCGACGGCAGAGGCGGGGCGCTCGTCCACCGCTGCGGCGGCGATCCGCTCGGGCCAGCGCACGATGAACGGGACGGTGATCGACGGCTCCCAGAAGTTCAGCGGGAAGGTCCCGTTGCCCTTGCCCCAGATGCCGTGGTGGCCGCAGGAGAAGCCGTTGTCCGCGGTGAAGACCACGATCGTGTCCTCGAGCAGCCCGCGGCGCTCGAGGTCCTCCAGCAGGGCGGAGATGCTGCGATCCACGCCGCTGATCGCCGCGCAGTAGCCGGCCAGGCCGCTGTGCCGATCGGCCACGGACCGCGCGAAGGCCTCGGCCTTGAACCACGGGTGGAGCTCGGGATCGGGCACGGAGGGGAAGTCGGTGTCGTCGTAGAGGGCCAGGAGGTCCTCCGGATGGTTCCCGTCGAACCAGGGATCGTGCGGCGCGGTCCAATTGACCTGGAGGAAGAACGGGCTGTCCGCATCGTCGGCGCCCACGCGGTCCAGGAAGTCGAGGCTCTGGCGCGTGATCGCGTCGGTCAGGTACTCCGGTTCCGTCGTCGGCTCCGCCGGAACCGCGGGTCGGCCGCTGACCTCGTCGTGCGCCCAGGTCGGCGCTCCGTAGTAGGGGCCGCCGCCGAGCTGATGGGCCCACCAGTAGTCGAAGCCCGGTGCGGGGGTGTCGGAGGAGCCGATATGCCATTTGCCGACCATCCCGCAGCGATACCCGTCCCGCGAGAGCATCTGGGCGATCGAGTC
Encoded proteins:
- a CDS encoding sulfatase-like hydrolase/transferase, producing the protein MSTPSPTPAQRRPNVLLLVTDDQGAWALGSKMPELHTPTLDRLQREGTTLERFFCASPVCSPARASLTTGRMPSAHGVHDWIRPEALARTGTPERPFDPDFLERAVGADSIAQMLSRDGYRCGMVGKWHIGSSDTPAPGFDYWWAHQLGGGPYYGAPTWAHDEVSGRPAVPAEPTTEPEYLTDAITRQSLDFLDRVGADDADSPFFLQVNWTAPHDPWFDGNHPEDLLALYDDTDFPSVPDPELHPWFKAEAFARSVADRHSGLAGYCAAISGVDRSISALLEDLERRGLLEDTIVVFTADNGFSCGHHGIWGKGNGTFPLNFWEPSITVPFIVRWPERIAAAAVDERPASAVDLFETIAELTGATPLEDPLRAGRSLAPRLLGGAPATPEESPEAAGAADAPEDAVVIHDEYGANRMLRTERWKLVLRREGPTELYDLQEDPGEERDLSADPAHAAVLDELSGALEDWFARRSTPALSGWDSTVDGNGQTAPVG